The Streptomyces avermitilis MA-4680 = NBRC 14893 genome contains a region encoding:
- a CDS encoding MFS transporter, whose product MRTWGPLTAVCLGTFMLLLDVTIAVVALPDMARALHASLSDLQWVMDGYALALAALLLGLGAAADVLGRRRVHVAGVVLFAVASLLCGLASGPGMLVAARGVQGIGAAAMFATTLPLLGSVYQGRRRSAALGVWGAVSGAAAAVGPVLGGLLTDGPGWRWIFFVNLPVSVVAVWLTLRVVPESRGPRGRRIDWAGTVAFAGFAGALTYGAVRAGSEGWAEAGTLVSFAAAAGALGCFVLIERRTADPLLDLSLFRKPAFLGVMVGALAFNAAAFGVMPYLSIWLQTLLGMSPVRGGLVFLWLSAASFVVAAVGGRLLHGVPSRLTIGGGLLLIGSGLFCQAVLDAGATATALIPGLILVGVGTGLVAPGIAGAALAAVPLERAGMAGGAVNTFRQLGYALGIAVFGTVLTSRMQNALPRDAAHTLAGGGAGALRGTLSEHALRAAFASGLDAASVAAGVTATAAGALVLVLVRTPRPAPDAAGAPAQEVAAHRG is encoded by the coding sequence ATGCGTACATGGGGGCCGCTCACCGCGGTGTGTCTGGGGACGTTCATGCTGCTGCTGGACGTGACGATCGCCGTCGTGGCGCTGCCCGACATGGCGCGGGCGCTGCATGCCTCGCTCAGCGATCTGCAGTGGGTGATGGACGGTTACGCGCTGGCCCTGGCCGCGCTGCTGCTCGGGCTGGGGGCCGCGGCCGATGTGCTGGGGCGGCGGCGGGTGCATGTGGCGGGCGTCGTGCTGTTCGCGGTGGCGTCACTGCTGTGCGGGCTGGCCTCGGGGCCGGGGATGCTGGTCGCCGCGCGCGGGGTGCAGGGAATCGGGGCGGCCGCGATGTTCGCGACGACGCTGCCGCTGCTGGGCTCCGTCTACCAGGGTCGGCGGCGGTCGGCGGCACTCGGCGTGTGGGGTGCGGTGAGCGGGGCGGCGGCCGCCGTCGGTCCCGTGCTCGGCGGGCTGCTCACCGACGGGCCCGGCTGGCGCTGGATCTTCTTCGTGAACCTGCCGGTGAGCGTCGTGGCGGTCTGGCTGACGCTGCGCGTGGTGCCGGAGTCGCGGGGGCCGCGGGGGCGGCGCATCGACTGGGCGGGCACGGTGGCGTTCGCGGGCTTCGCGGGCGCGCTGACGTACGGGGCGGTGCGGGCAGGGTCCGAGGGGTGGGCCGAGGCGGGCACACTCGTGTCGTTCGCGGCGGCGGCCGGGGCGCTGGGCTGCTTCGTGCTGATCGAGCGGCGCACCGCCGATCCGCTCCTCGACCTGTCGTTGTTCCGCAAGCCCGCGTTCCTGGGCGTGATGGTGGGGGCGCTCGCCTTCAACGCGGCGGCGTTCGGTGTGATGCCGTATCTGTCGATCTGGCTCCAGACGCTGCTCGGGATGAGCCCGGTGCGGGGCGGTCTGGTGTTCCTGTGGCTGTCGGCCGCCTCGTTCGTGGTGGCCGCGGTCGGCGGCCGGCTGCTGCACGGGGTGCCGTCCCGGCTCACCATCGGCGGCGGACTGCTGCTGATCGGCTCCGGTCTGTTCTGCCAGGCGGTGCTCGACGCGGGTGCGACGGCGACGGCGCTGATACCGGGTCTGATCCTGGTCGGCGTCGGTACGGGCCTGGTCGCGCCCGGCATCGCGGGCGCCGCGCTCGCCGCCGTCCCGCTGGAGCGGGCGGGCATGGCGGGCGGCGCGGTCAACACCTTCCGCCAGCTCGGCTACGCGCTCGGCATCGCCGTCTTCGGCACGGTCCTCACCTCGCGCATGCAGAACGCGTTGCCGCGGGACGCGGCGCACACGCTGGCGGGCGGTGGCGCGGGAGCCCTGCGCGGGACGCTCTCCGAACACGCGCTGCGGGCCGCGTTCGCCTCCGGCCTCGACGCGGCCTCGGTGGCCGCCGGAGTGACGGCGACGGCCGCCGGTGCGCTGGTGCTGGTGCTGGTGCGGACACCGCGTCCCGCGCCGGATGCGGCCGGGGCGCCGGCACAGGAGGTCGCGGCGCACCGCGGGTGA
- a CDS encoding aldo/keto reductase — MSTKVPPITLNNGVEMPQLGFGVWQVPDDEAERAVATALEAGYRSIDTAAIYGNEEGTGKAIATAGIPRADLFVTTKLWNSDQGYDSTLRAFDVSLEKLGLDYIDLYLIHWPLPTRGQFVETYKAFEKIYADGRAKAIGVSNFLPEHLRTLIDATSVIPAVNQIELHPHLQQHAAREFHAEHGIATEAWSPLGSGKGLLEVPAIVAIARKHERTPAQVVLRWHIQLGNIVIPKSVTPSRIKENIEVFDFSLDDEDIAAISALNEDRRLGPDPATFDMG, encoded by the coding sequence GTGAGCACCAAGGTCCCCCCGATCACCCTGAACAACGGCGTCGAGATGCCCCAGCTGGGCTTCGGCGTCTGGCAGGTGCCGGACGACGAGGCGGAGCGTGCCGTCGCCACCGCGCTGGAGGCCGGGTACCGCAGCATCGACACAGCGGCGATCTACGGCAACGAAGAGGGCACCGGCAAGGCGATCGCGACCGCCGGCATCCCCCGCGCCGACCTCTTCGTCACCACCAAGCTCTGGAACAGCGACCAGGGCTACGACTCCACGCTGCGCGCCTTCGACGTGTCGCTGGAGAAGCTCGGCCTGGATTACATCGACCTGTATCTGATCCACTGGCCGCTGCCGACCCGGGGCCAGTTCGTCGAGACGTACAAGGCGTTCGAGAAGATCTACGCCGACGGCCGCGCGAAGGCGATCGGCGTCTCCAACTTCCTCCCCGAGCACCTCAGGACGCTCATCGACGCGACGTCGGTCATCCCGGCGGTCAACCAGATCGAGCTGCACCCGCACCTTCAGCAGCACGCCGCGCGCGAGTTCCACGCGGAGCACGGCATCGCGACCGAGGCCTGGTCGCCGCTCGGCTCGGGCAAGGGCCTCCTGGAGGTCCCGGCGATCGTCGCGATCGCCCGGAAGCACGAACGCACCCCGGCCCAGGTCGTGCTGCGCTGGCACATCCAGCTCGGCAACATCGTGATCCCCAAGTCCGTGACTCCGTCCCGGATCAAGGAGAACATCGAGGTCTTCGACTTCAGCCTGGACGACGAGGACATCGCGGCGATCAGCGCGCTCAACGAGGACCGCCGCCTGGGTCCCGACCCGGCGACGTTCGACATGGGCTGA
- a CDS encoding bile acid:sodium symporter family protein, protein MKRLRWPSWIPVDPYILLLLGTVGLAALLPARGTAADVASGASTAAIAFLFFLYGARLSTREALEGLKHWRLHVTVLACTFVVFPLLGLAARGLVPALLTQPLYTGLLFLTLVPSTIQSSIAFTSIARGNVPAAICAGSFSSLAGIVVTPLLAAALLGNSGGGFSADSLVRIVLQLLVPFLAGQVLRRWIGGFVLRHKKVLGLVDRGSILLVVYTAFSEGMVQGIWHQVSAVRLAGLLVVEAVLLAVMLALTWYGGKALGFGREDRIAIQFAGSKKSLASGLPMASVLFGAHASLAVLPLMLFHQMQLMVCAVIAKRRARDPERSAVTPESAAGTRTAVGTGTRSG, encoded by the coding sequence GTGAAACGCCTGCGGTGGCCGAGTTGGATACCCGTCGACCCGTACATCCTTTTGTTGCTCGGGACCGTGGGCCTCGCGGCTCTCCTGCCCGCGCGCGGCACGGCCGCGGATGTCGCGTCGGGGGCCTCCACGGCCGCGATCGCCTTTCTCTTCTTCCTCTACGGAGCCCGGCTCTCCACGCGTGAAGCACTCGAGGGCCTCAAGCACTGGCGGCTGCACGTCACGGTCCTCGCCTGCACGTTCGTGGTCTTCCCGCTGCTCGGTCTCGCCGCCCGCGGGCTCGTCCCGGCGCTCCTGACGCAGCCCCTCTACACCGGTCTCCTCTTCCTCACCCTCGTCCCGTCGACCATCCAGTCGTCGATCGCCTTCACCTCCATCGCCCGCGGCAACGTGCCCGCCGCGATCTGCGCGGGTTCCTTCTCCTCGCTCGCCGGGATCGTCGTCACCCCGCTGCTCGCGGCCGCCCTGCTCGGCAACAGCGGCGGCGGGTTCTCCGCCGACTCGCTCGTCAGGATCGTGCTGCAACTGCTGGTCCCGTTCCTCGCCGGGCAGGTGCTGCGGCGCTGGATCGGCGGGTTCGTCCTGCGGCACAAGAAGGTCCTCGGACTCGTCGACCGCGGCTCGATCCTGCTCGTCGTCTACACCGCGTTCAGCGAGGGCATGGTGCAGGGCATCTGGCACCAGGTGAGCGCCGTCAGGCTCGCCGGACTGCTCGTCGTCGAGGCCGTGCTGCTCGCCGTGATGCTCGCGCTGACCTGGTACGGCGGCAAGGCGCTGGGCTTCGGCCGCGAGGACCGGATCGCCATCCAGTTCGCCGGTTCGAAGAAGTCCCTCGCTTCCGGACTTCCCATGGCCAGTGTGCTGTTCGGCGCGCACGCCTCGCTCGCCGTGCTGCCGCTGATGCTCTTCCACCAGATGCAGCTGATGGTGTGCGCGGTGATCGCCAAGCGCCGGGCGCGCGACCCGGAGCGGTCGGCGGTCACCCCGGAGTCAGCCGCAGGGACACGAACCGCGGTCGGTACAGGGACACGTTCCGGCTGA
- a CDS encoding sialidase family protein: MPSTLRARIASTLTAVLTTAALLALPSPAGAEQATDTGEFEQQVLFKASQDPGYACFRIPAVVKTTDGTLLAFAEGRVLNCGDAADIDIVLKRSTDGGRTWGPLQVVNEGGGDTHGNPAPVVDRETGRIVLAETYNTGRTDSAGCTVPCDRTPHLQYSDDDGLTWSRPRDLSDEILPPEWNSWYATGPVHGIQLTRGRHAGRLVLGVNTETWDGSRVSANHAALITSDDGGDHWRIGATDSWPIAADGTFRQKPSEMTLAERTDGSVLVSGREQDGTDLGHRTQAVSRDGGSSFTAPFRDLPDLYTPQVQGSSLRLGDRLLLACPGDPDRRRTMTIRSSYDGGRTWDSVDRGTVVTTDWSGYSDLVRVGRDTVGLMYEGGAVDARDEIRFARFTEDWLKPRRGPDPTTPDLAPHAKGAAVLGGAEQTEGVFGGALDFDGADDAVRLPYRAELPLGTKDFTASLWFRYTAATGEQPLLWMGGIGTSQPQVWLRGEPASNRVQGLITVRDGASAPQSAFVRTTGAYNDGQWHHLALRRGGGALTLFLDGTPISTADVPGSVSRNSPFGVHIGQRMDSRAYFTGSIDEVRVYGRALSDAEITGLRTDNEASARDTVLRLPMDRVSGSH; encoded by the coding sequence ATGCCGTCAACTCTCCGTGCACGTATCGCATCGACCCTGACCGCCGTGCTCACCACCGCCGCACTACTGGCCCTGCCGAGCCCCGCGGGGGCCGAACAGGCGACGGACACGGGTGAGTTCGAGCAACAGGTGCTCTTCAAGGCGTCCCAGGATCCCGGATACGCCTGCTTCCGCATACCGGCCGTCGTGAAGACGACCGACGGCACCCTCCTGGCGTTCGCCGAGGGCCGCGTCCTCAACTGCGGTGACGCGGCCGACATCGACATCGTCCTCAAGCGCTCCACCGACGGCGGCCGCACCTGGGGCCCGCTCCAGGTGGTCAACGAGGGCGGCGGGGACACCCACGGCAACCCGGCGCCCGTAGTGGACCGCGAGACCGGCCGCATCGTCCTGGCCGAGACGTACAACACGGGCCGTACGGACAGCGCCGGCTGTACCGTCCCGTGCGACCGCACACCGCACCTCCAGTACAGCGACGACGACGGCCTCACCTGGTCCCGGCCGCGCGACCTGAGCGACGAGATCCTCCCGCCGGAGTGGAACTCCTGGTACGCCACCGGACCCGTGCACGGCATCCAGCTGACCCGGGGCAGACATGCGGGCCGGCTCGTCCTCGGCGTCAACACCGAGACATGGGACGGCAGTCGGGTCAGCGCGAACCACGCCGCGCTCATCACCAGCGACGACGGCGGCGACCACTGGAGGATCGGCGCCACGGACTCGTGGCCGATCGCCGCGGACGGCACGTTCCGTCAGAAGCCGTCCGAGATGACGCTGGCCGAGCGCACGGACGGGTCCGTCCTGGTCAGCGGGCGCGAGCAGGACGGCACCGACCTCGGACACCGCACCCAGGCCGTCAGCCGCGACGGCGGCTCCAGCTTCACCGCGCCCTTCCGTGATCTGCCGGACCTGTACACGCCCCAGGTCCAGGGCTCCTCGCTGCGCCTGGGCGACCGGCTGCTGCTCGCCTGCCCCGGCGACCCGGACCGCCGGCGGACCATGACGATCCGCTCCTCGTACGACGGCGGACGCACCTGGGACAGCGTCGACCGCGGCACGGTCGTCACCACGGACTGGTCGGGCTACTCGGACCTGGTGCGCGTCGGCCGGGACACCGTGGGCCTGATGTACGAGGGCGGTGCGGTCGACGCGCGGGACGAGATCCGCTTCGCCCGCTTCACCGAGGACTGGCTGAAACCCCGCCGCGGCCCCGACCCGACAACGCCCGACCTGGCCCCGCACGCCAAGGGCGCCGCGGTCCTCGGGGGCGCCGAGCAGACGGAGGGCGTGTTCGGCGGCGCGCTCGACTTCGACGGCGCCGACGACGCCGTACGCCTGCCGTACCGTGCCGAACTCCCGCTCGGGACAAAGGACTTCACGGCGTCCCTCTGGTTCCGTTACACCGCCGCGACCGGCGAGCAGCCCCTGCTGTGGATGGGCGGGATCGGGACCTCGCAGCCACAGGTGTGGCTGCGCGGCGAGCCCGCGTCGAACCGCGTCCAGGGTCTGATCACCGTCCGCGACGGCGCCTCGGCCCCGCAGTCCGCGTTCGTGCGCACGACGGGCGCGTACAACGACGGCCAGTGGCACCATCTCGCGCTGCGCCGTGGCGGCGGAGCGCTCACGCTGTTCCTCGACGGTACGCCGATCAGCACCGCGGATGTGCCCGGGTCCGTCAGCCGCAACTCGCCGTTCGGTGTGCACATCGGTCAGCGGATGGACAGCCGGGCGTACTTCACCGGATCCATCGACGAAGTGCGCGTCTATGGACGGGCGTTGAGCGACGCCGAGATCACGGGCCTGCGCACGGACAACGAGGCGTCGGCCCGGGACACCGTCCTGCGGCTGCCCATGGACCGGGTGAGCGGCAGCCACTAA
- a CDS encoding AsnC family transcriptional regulator — protein sequence MERESDAFDALDLQLLAALELAGRAPFSRIAAVLGVSDQTVARRYRGLTAEAGLRVVAVRDAERLGQDQWMLRLRCTPDSSGAIAEALAKRPDTGWIGLASGGTEVACMSRPRSRGDQDDLLLGKLPRTPSIVEIRAQQLLHRFYGGPTGWIGKFSALTDDQIAALRPEVPAASGPARIAPEDEPLVAALERDGRATYPELQRATGRSESAVKRSLAALLASGAVYIDIEYHSEILGYSLAALLWITTSPGALHSVGEALATHDEIAYASATAGPSNIVATAVVRDTGALYAYLSGRLGHLEGVQHVETTPFMRRVKQLTYRMPG from the coding sequence TTGGAGAGGGAATCCGACGCGTTCGACGCATTGGATCTGCAACTGCTGGCGGCGCTGGAGCTGGCCGGCCGGGCGCCCTTCAGCCGGATCGCGGCCGTGCTCGGCGTCTCGGACCAGACCGTCGCGCGCCGCTACCGGGGACTGACCGCCGAGGCGGGCCTGCGGGTCGTGGCCGTCCGGGACGCGGAGCGCCTCGGCCAGGACCAGTGGATGCTGCGGCTGCGCTGCACCCCCGACAGCTCCGGGGCCATCGCGGAAGCCCTGGCCAAACGACCCGACACCGGCTGGATCGGACTGGCGTCGGGCGGCACCGAGGTGGCCTGCATGAGCCGCCCGCGCAGCCGGGGCGACCAGGACGACCTGCTGCTCGGCAAGCTGCCCCGCACACCCAGCATCGTGGAGATCCGCGCCCAGCAGCTGCTGCACCGGTTCTACGGCGGCCCGACGGGCTGGATCGGGAAGTTCTCCGCACTGACGGACGACCAGATCGCCGCGCTGCGCCCCGAGGTTCCGGCCGCGTCCGGGCCCGCCCGGATCGCCCCGGAGGACGAACCCCTGGTCGCCGCACTCGAACGGGACGGCCGGGCCACCTACCCCGAGCTCCAGCGGGCCACCGGCCGCTCCGAGTCCGCCGTCAAGCGCAGCCTCGCCGCACTGCTGGCCTCCGGCGCCGTCTACATCGACATCGAGTACCACTCCGAGATCCTCGGCTACTCCCTCGCGGCCCTCCTGTGGATCACCACCTCGCCCGGCGCGCTGCACTCGGTCGGCGAGGCCCTCGCCACCCACGACGAGATCGCCTACGCCTCGGCGACCGCCGGCCCCTCCAACATCGTCGCGACCGCCGTGGTGCGGGACACAGGGGCCCTCTACGCCTACCTGAGCGGCCGCCTCGGCCACCTCGAAGGGGTCCAGCACGTCGAGACGACACCGTTCATGCGCCGGGTCAAACAGCTGACGTACCGGATGCCGGGCTAG
- a CDS encoding AMP-dependent synthetase/ligase, producing the protein MREFTNPPLASAPPVGGLADVVFDHALEDPLHVALGRKDEQGTWRDVTAAEFRDEVLALAKGLLAQGIRFGDRVAIMCRTRYEWTLFDFALWTIGAQVVPVYPTSSAEQVFWMLHDAQVSAAMVEHEDHAMTIATVIDRLPQLHRLWQLDVGAVQELYESGAHLEDEVVHRHRRAVTPESVATIIYTSGTTGRPKGCVISHANFMFEADTVIERWEPVFHSKRGDEAATLLFLPLAHVFGRMVQIAAVRGRVKFGHQPQLNAAALLPDLAAFKPTFFLAVPYIFEKVFNAARRKAEREGRSGAFEKAVEAAVKYADAVEAKAWGIGPGPSAALRMQHQVFDKLVYAKIRAAMGGRVRHAMSGGSAMDRRLGLFFAGAGVYIYEGYGLTESTAAATANPPERTRFGTVGQAIPGTTVHIADDGEIWLNGGNVFQGYLNDPKATDATLHDGWLATGDLGSLDEDGYLTITGRKKEILVTSGGKSVSPGVLEERVRDHPLVAQCIVVGNDRPYIAALVTLDSEAVEHWLQMHDKPQLTPAELVRDAELETEVRRAVVAANTLVSQAESIRTFRILAHQFTEEHGLLTPSLKLKRKAIENAYATEVEALYRA; encoded by the coding sequence TTGCGCGAGTTCACCAACCCTCCGTTGGCGTCGGCGCCGCCGGTGGGCGGCCTGGCCGACGTTGTCTTCGACCATGCCCTGGAGGATCCGCTGCACGTCGCTCTCGGCCGCAAGGACGAGCAGGGCACCTGGCGTGACGTGACCGCCGCGGAGTTCCGCGACGAGGTCCTCGCCCTGGCCAAGGGCCTGCTGGCGCAGGGGATCCGGTTCGGGGACCGGGTCGCGATCATGTGCCGGACGCGCTACGAGTGGACGCTTTTCGATTTCGCGCTCTGGACGATCGGCGCCCAGGTGGTGCCGGTCTACCCCACCTCGTCGGCCGAGCAGGTCTTCTGGATGCTGCACGACGCCCAGGTGTCGGCCGCGATGGTGGAGCACGAGGACCACGCGATGACCATCGCGACGGTCATCGACCGGCTGCCCCAGCTGCACCGGCTGTGGCAGCTCGACGTGGGCGCCGTGCAGGAGCTGTACGAGTCGGGCGCGCACCTCGAGGACGAGGTGGTGCACCGGCACCGGCGCGCGGTCACGCCCGAGTCGGTCGCGACCATCATCTACACGTCCGGCACCACGGGACGCCCCAAGGGCTGTGTCATCTCCCACGCGAACTTCATGTTCGAGGCGGACACGGTCATCGAGCGCTGGGAGCCGGTGTTCCACTCCAAGCGCGGCGACGAGGCGGCCACGCTGCTGTTCCTGCCGCTGGCGCACGTCTTCGGGCGGATGGTGCAGATCGCCGCGGTCCGCGGCCGGGTCAAGTTCGGCCACCAGCCGCAGCTCAACGCCGCGGCGCTGCTGCCGGACCTGGCCGCGTTCAAGCCGACGTTCTTCCTGGCCGTACCGTACATCTTCGAGAAGGTCTTCAACGCGGCCCGCCGCAAAGCCGAGAGGGAGGGCAGGTCGGGCGCGTTCGAGAAGGCCGTGGAGGCCGCGGTCAAGTACGCGGACGCCGTGGAGGCGAAAGCCTGGGGCATCGGACCCGGTCCGTCGGCGGCCCTGCGGATGCAGCACCAGGTCTTCGACAAGCTCGTCTACGCCAAGATCCGGGCCGCGATGGGCGGCCGGGTGCGGCACGCGATGTCCGGCGGCTCGGCGATGGACCGCCGGCTCGGCCTGTTCTTCGCGGGCGCCGGCGTGTACATCTACGAGGGGTATGGCCTCACGGAGTCCACCGCGGCCGCGACCGCGAACCCGCCGGAGCGCACCCGGTTCGGCACGGTCGGCCAGGCGATTCCGGGCACCACCGTGCACATCGCGGACGATGGCGAGATCTGGCTGAACGGTGGCAACGTCTTCCAGGGCTATCTCAACGACCCCAAGGCCACGGACGCGACGCTGCACGACGGCTGGCTGGCCACCGGTGATCTCGGCTCGCTCGACGAGGACGGCTACCTCACCATCACCGGGCGCAAGAAGGAGATCCTGGTGACGTCCGGCGGGAAGAGCGTCTCGCCGGGGGTCCTGGAGGAGCGGGTGCGCGACCATCCGCTGGTCGCGCAGTGCATCGTCGTCGGCAACGACCGCCCGTACATCGCCGCGCTCGTCACGCTCGACTCGGAGGCCGTCGAGCACTGGCTCCAGATGCACGACAAACCACAGCTGACCCCGGCCGAGCTGGTCCGGGACGCCGAGCTGGAGACGGAGGTGCGGCGGGCGGTGGTCGCCGCGAACACGCTCGTCTCGCAGGCCGAGTCGATCCGCACGTTCCGGATACTGGCCCACCAGTTCACCGAGGAGCACGGCCTGCTCACGCCGTCCCTGAAGCTGAAGCGCAAGGCGATCGAGAACGCGTACGCGACCGAGGTGGAGGCGCTGTACCGGGCCTGA
- a CDS encoding LysR substrate-binding domain-containing protein, which translates to MYDPSQLRTFLAVAQTLSFTQAARRLGLRQSTVSQHVRRLEDTAGRQLFSRDTHSVELTEDGEAMLGFARRILEVHEQATAFFTGTRLRGRLRFGASEDFVLTRLPEILEGFRYDHPEVDLELTVELSGTLHEQLAAGKLDLVLAKRRPQDPRGELVRHDRLVWIGAERLRLDPDRPVPLIVYPPPGITRALALEALEKQGRSWRVVCTSGSLNGLIAAARAGLGVMAHSRGLVPPGLVRVPERAGLPELGEVDFVLVHGRRRGPTQGAAEALAAAILAGGDRLHRGRT; encoded by the coding sequence ATGTACGACCCTTCACAGCTGCGGACGTTCCTCGCGGTGGCGCAGACGCTGAGCTTCACGCAGGCCGCGCGCCGGCTCGGGCTGCGTCAGTCGACGGTGAGCCAGCACGTGCGCCGGCTGGAGGACACGGCCGGACGGCAGCTCTTCTCGCGCGACACCCACTCGGTGGAGCTGACGGAGGACGGCGAGGCGATGCTCGGTTTCGCCCGCCGGATCCTGGAGGTGCACGAGCAGGCCACGGCGTTCTTCACGGGCACGCGGCTGCGCGGGCGGCTGCGGTTCGGCGCGTCGGAGGACTTCGTGCTGACCCGGCTGCCGGAGATCCTGGAGGGCTTCCGGTACGACCATCCGGAGGTGGACCTGGAGCTGACGGTCGAGCTGTCGGGCACGCTGCACGAACAGCTCGCGGCGGGCAAGCTCGACCTGGTGCTCGCCAAGCGCCGGCCGCAGGACCCGCGCGGGGAGCTCGTCCGGCACGACCGGCTGGTGTGGATCGGCGCGGAGCGGCTCCGCCTGGACCCCGACCGCCCGGTCCCGCTGATCGTCTACCCGCCGCCGGGCATCACCCGCGCCCTCGCCCTCGAGGCCCTGGAGAAGCAGGGCCGGTCCTGGCGCGTCGTCTGCACCAGCGGCAGCCTGAACGGCCTGATCGCGGCGGCCCGCGCGGGTCTCGGTGTGATGGCCCACTCCCGGGGCCTGGTCCCGCCGGGCCTGGTCCGTGTCCCTGAACGGGCGGGGCTGCCGGAGCTGGGCGAGGTGGACTTCGTCCTGGTGCACGGGCGCCGGCGGGGCCCCACCCAGGGCGCGGCGGAAGCGTTGGCGGCGGCGATCCTGGCGGGCGGCGACCGGTTGCACCGCGGGCGGACGTAG
- a CDS encoding DUF5005 domain-containing protein gives MPDDARARRRTGTGLGVLLALVCTAVLLTALPDHHRESGGCAARTVESWRPDTELTGEFARYGDDATRADDWTGGDGTHSVRLPDGRVLWLFSDTYLGQVHGPPNPVGESYAWRDTSAPLVRNSAVVMTGAGRLSATLPAPLFPDPAAGQWRWPVAARVEPRSPGSSEQVVRVLLWTRTTGAYPWIYGVPTATEVATLSLPDLRVEGITQVLDQRQVPDPAHRVLFGTTAVTGDGDWTYVFGGDDGQAASRPASKAYVARVPRGRLAEPGAWEYWDGSAWRAHARPAAMLGDGRGTGVGSAFTVVRDGPTYVLFTMAAGTRGLTTVTSYWACSPAGPWHGPARGFSPPLPQGQVAAYNPQAHPVLGGDGRLVLSYDVNWLDTTGASAQANLSRNVSLYRPRFVSLRLTPG, from the coding sequence GTGCCCGACGACGCACGAGCTCGACGGCGGACCGGGACCGGGCTCGGTGTGCTCCTGGCCCTGGTCTGCACGGCCGTGCTGCTCACCGCCCTCCCGGACCACCACCGGGAGAGCGGCGGCTGCGCGGCACGCACGGTGGAATCCTGGCGCCCGGACACAGAACTGACCGGCGAGTTCGCGCGCTACGGCGACGACGCCACCCGTGCCGACGACTGGACCGGCGGCGACGGCACCCACTCGGTGCGACTGCCGGACGGGCGGGTGCTGTGGCTGTTCTCGGACACCTATCTGGGCCAGGTGCACGGCCCGCCCAACCCCGTCGGCGAGTCCTACGCCTGGCGGGACACCTCGGCACCCCTCGTACGCAACTCGGCTGTGGTGATGACGGGTGCGGGCCGGCTGAGCGCCACGCTGCCCGCCCCGCTGTTCCCGGATCCGGCCGCCGGACAGTGGCGCTGGCCGGTGGCCGCCCGGGTCGAGCCCCGCTCCCCCGGCTCGTCCGAACAGGTCGTACGTGTCCTGCTGTGGACCCGTACGACAGGTGCGTACCCGTGGATCTACGGCGTCCCGACCGCCACCGAGGTCGCCACGCTCTCCCTGCCGGACCTGCGGGTCGAGGGCATCACCCAGGTCCTCGACCAGCGGCAGGTCCCAGATCCCGCGCACCGCGTGCTGTTCGGCACCACGGCGGTGACGGGCGACGGGGACTGGACGTACGTGTTCGGCGGCGACGACGGGCAGGCCGCCTCCCGCCCGGCGTCGAAGGCGTACGTGGCGCGGGTGCCGCGCGGGAGGCTGGCGGAGCCGGGGGCCTGGGAGTACTGGGACGGCTCCGCCTGGAGGGCTCACGCCCGGCCGGCGGCGATGCTCGGGGACGGGCGGGGCACGGGCGTGGGCAGCGCCTTCACGGTCGTCCGCGACGGACCGACATACGTGCTGTTCACCATGGCCGCCGGCACCCGGGGGCTGACGACGGTCACGTCGTACTGGGCGTGCTCACCGGCCGGCCCCTGGCACGGTCCGGCCAGGGGATTCAGCCCGCCGCTGCCGCAGGGGCAGGTGGCCGCGTACAACCCGCAGGCCCACCCGGTGCTCGGCGGCGACGGCCGGCTCGTCCTCAGCTACGACGTCAACTGGCTGGACACGACGGGCGCTTCGGCCCAGGCGAACCTCAGCCGGAACGTGTCCCTGTACCGACCGCGGTTCGTGTCCCTGCGGCTGACTCCGGGGTGA